The Lonsdalea populi genome window below encodes:
- a CDS encoding N-acyl-D-amino-acid deacylase family protein: MPGFIDVHTHDDTHVIRTPDMLAKISQGVTTVIVGNCGISASPVVLRGAPPDPMNLLGGEEAFVYPTFGDYAEAVERARPSVNVAALIGHTALRANVMNRFDRPATSSELASMCETLEKALDAGAIGLSSGLAYTNAKLAPLEEMQRLVDIVGAHGALYTTHMRNEHDGLLDSLQESFDTARRAGAELVISHLKCAGAGNWGRAPLALAALEKAAGEQSCNCDCYPYSASSTTLDAWRVDGKMEIFITWSDPHPEMARQTLKAIAEQWGVDQWEATERLRPAGAIYHMMSEDDVRQILAHPLSMVGSDGLPNDPNPHPRLWGTFPRVLAHYCRDLKLFDLAEAVRKMTGLSAARFRLRDRGVVREGAFADVTLVDMAAIQDVATYGDPCRIAPGIDLVVVNGVVSYEQGRVQQRQGRLLKRAGTA, translated from the coding sequence ATGCCGGGATTTATCGATGTCCATACGCATGATGATACCCACGTCATCCGCACGCCCGATATGCTGGCGAAGATTTCGCAGGGCGTGACCACCGTGATCGTCGGCAACTGCGGGATCAGTGCATCGCCGGTGGTGTTGCGGGGCGCGCCGCCGGATCCGATGAATCTGCTGGGCGGCGAAGAGGCCTTTGTCTATCCGACCTTCGGCGACTACGCCGAGGCCGTGGAACGCGCCCGCCCGAGCGTCAACGTGGCGGCGTTGATCGGCCATACGGCGCTGCGGGCCAACGTGATGAACCGCTTCGATCGCCCGGCGACGTCATCTGAATTGGCGAGTATGTGCGAGACGCTGGAAAAGGCGCTCGACGCGGGCGCCATCGGCCTCAGCTCCGGGCTGGCTTACACCAATGCGAAGCTGGCGCCGCTGGAGGAGATGCAGCGCCTGGTGGATATCGTCGGCGCGCACGGCGCGCTCTACACCACGCATATGCGCAACGAACACGACGGCCTGCTGGATTCGCTGCAGGAGTCGTTCGATACCGCCCGCCGGGCGGGGGCCGAGCTGGTGATCTCCCACCTCAAGTGCGCCGGAGCCGGCAACTGGGGCCGCGCCCCGTTGGCGCTGGCCGCGCTGGAAAAAGCGGCGGGCGAGCAATCCTGCAACTGCGACTGTTATCCGTATTCGGCCAGTTCCACCACGCTGGACGCCTGGCGCGTCGACGGCAAGATGGAGATCTTCATCACCTGGTCCGATCCCCATCCGGAAATGGCCCGGCAGACGCTTAAAGCGATCGCCGAACAATGGGGCGTCGATCAGTGGGAAGCCACAGAGCGTCTGCGGCCGGCAGGGGCGATCTATCACATGATGAGCGAAGACGATGTGCGTCAGATCCTCGCGCATCCGCTGTCGATGGTAGGCTCCGACGGGCTGCCCAACGATCCCAATCCGCACCCGCGGCTCTGGGGGACGTTTCCACGCGTGCTGGCGCATTATTGCCGGGATCTGAAGCTGTTCGATCTGGCCGAAGCCGTGCGCAAGATGACGGGGTTGTCCGCCGCGCGTTTCCGCTTGCGGGATCGGGGCGTGGTGCGCGAAGGCGCGTTCGCCGACGTGACGCTGGTCGATATGGCGGCGATCCAGGACGTCGCGACCTACGGCGACCCGTGTCGGATCGCGCCGGGCATCGATCTGGTGGTGGTCAATGGCGTGGTGAGTTATGAACAGGGCAGGGTACAGCAGCGGCAAGGGCGGTTGTTAAAGCGGGCGGGCACCGCATAA
- a CDS encoding ABC transporter ATP-binding protein — translation MSEHRKDILRVENLCVNTAQGAPILQGISFEIQAGETVCLVGESGSGKSVTSLATLGLLPKGALSATGGRILLDGEDVLQVSNGRLKALRGSRMAMIFQEPMTALNPVLTVGRQIDEVLQTHTDLHAQARKARVLNALSQVHLPDIERVYEAYPHQLSGGQRQRIMIAMALVLEPRLLIADEPTTALDVTTQQQILKLIRELQQKHGTAVLFITHDMGVVVDIADRVCVMRQGHIVESGTVQQVLSAPQEAYTQALLSAVPRLAPRAARREAASAQVVLDVVELGKTYPAAGSAWSPFRKRRQGTRAVHDVSFMLKRGRTLGIVGESGSGKSTLARCVMRLLTPTCGAVRVTGNDISELTPVGLKPHRKRIQMVFQDPNRSLNPRMSIGRSLVEGPMNFGMPFAQAWARGQALLELVGLPADAIDRFPHQFSGGQRQRIAIARALAMEPDVIVADEAVSALDVSVQAQVLQLLADIQTRMQVAILFITHDLRVAAQVCDDVLVMQHGQVVEYGPAADVLAHPQQPYTQQLMEAVPGKGWDFAAGRRM, via the coding sequence ATGAGCGAACACCGGAAGGATATTCTGCGCGTGGAAAACCTCTGCGTGAATACGGCGCAGGGCGCGCCGATCCTGCAAGGCATCTCATTCGAGATCCAGGCGGGAGAGACCGTCTGCCTGGTCGGGGAGAGCGGCTCGGGCAAGTCGGTGACGTCGCTGGCGACGCTCGGGCTGTTGCCCAAAGGTGCGCTGAGCGCGACCGGCGGGCGGATCCTGCTGGACGGCGAAGATGTGTTGCAGGTCAGCAATGGTCGCCTCAAGGCGCTGCGCGGCAGCCGCATGGCGATGATTTTTCAGGAGCCGATGACCGCGCTCAACCCGGTACTGACGGTCGGTCGGCAGATTGACGAAGTGTTGCAGACCCACACGGACCTGCACGCCCAGGCGCGCAAGGCGCGGGTGCTGAACGCGCTGTCTCAGGTGCATCTGCCGGACATTGAGCGGGTGTACGAAGCCTATCCGCATCAGCTGAGCGGCGGCCAGCGCCAGCGCATCATGATTGCCATGGCGCTGGTGCTGGAGCCGCGCCTGCTTATCGCCGACGAGCCGACCACCGCGTTGGACGTCACGACCCAACAGCAGATCCTTAAGCTGATCCGCGAGTTGCAGCAGAAGCATGGCACGGCGGTGCTGTTTATCACGCATGACATGGGCGTGGTCGTGGATATCGCCGACCGCGTGTGCGTGATGCGGCAAGGACATATCGTGGAGTCGGGCACCGTACAGCAGGTGCTTTCGGCGCCGCAAGAAGCGTATACCCAGGCCCTGTTGTCGGCGGTGCCGCGCCTGGCGCCCCGGGCGGCGCGGCGCGAGGCCGCCAGCGCGCAGGTGGTGCTCGACGTCGTCGAGCTGGGTAAAACCTACCCGGCGGCGGGCAGCGCGTGGTCACCGTTTCGGAAACGGCGGCAAGGCACGCGGGCCGTCCACGACGTGTCGTTTATGCTCAAGCGCGGCCGCACGCTGGGCATCGTCGGGGAGAGCGGTTCCGGCAAGTCGACGCTGGCGCGCTGCGTGATGCGTTTGCTGACGCCGACCTGCGGCGCGGTACGAGTGACCGGCAACGATATTTCCGAGCTGACGCCGGTGGGACTCAAGCCGCATCGTAAGCGAATTCAGATGGTGTTTCAGGACCCTAACCGGTCGCTGAATCCACGCATGAGCATTGGCCGGAGTCTGGTGGAAGGACCGATGAATTTCGGCATGCCCTTCGCGCAGGCCTGGGCGCGGGGTCAGGCGCTGCTGGAACTGGTCGGGCTACCGGCGGACGCTATCGACCGCTTTCCGCATCAGTTTTCCGGCGGTCAGCGGCAGCGTATCGCCATTGCCCGCGCGCTGGCGATGGAGCCGGACGTCATCGTCGCCGATGAGGCCGTGTCTGCGCTTGACGTTTCGGTGCAGGCGCAGGTGCTGCAACTGCTGGCGGATATCCAGACGCGTATGCAGGTCGCCATTTTGTTCATCACCCACGATTTACGTGTGGCCGCTCAGGTCTGCGACGATGTGCTGGTGATGCAGCACGGTCAGGTAGTCGAATATGGGCCGGCGGCCGATGTGCTGGCCCATCCCCAGCAGCCCTATACCCAGCAACTGATGGAGGCGGTTCCCGGTAAGGGATGGGACTTCGCCGCCGGACGGAGGATGTGA
- a CDS encoding ABC transporter permease, with amino-acid sequence MSKPDSLTLPAPRHRWITLPRVPLTSMIALVILTLIVAMAIFAPWIAPHDPVALSPAMRLKPPGAEFWLGTDAYGRDLFSRIVYGARISLIVGVGVTVMSVLIGLPLGLLAGYFRGIDALMMRVMDGLMAIPGILLAIAIVSLSSAGIWTVMIAIMVPEIPQVVRLVRSRVLSTREEPYVEAAVLMGTSTFKVLTRHLMPNTLAPLIVQSTYICASAILTEAILSFLGAGIGTEIPTWGNIISEGRVYFQLKPSLVLWAGLALSLCILSINLLGDAVSDALDPRLKKRGAA; translated from the coding sequence ATGAGTAAACCCGATTCTCTGACTTTGCCCGCGCCCCGGCATCGATGGATCACGCTGCCACGCGTGCCGCTGACGTCAATGATCGCGCTGGTGATCCTGACGCTCATCGTTGCGATGGCGATCTTCGCACCCTGGATAGCCCCTCACGATCCGGTCGCGCTGTCGCCGGCGATGCGGCTGAAACCGCCCGGCGCGGAATTCTGGCTAGGGACGGACGCCTACGGACGCGACCTGTTTTCGCGCATTGTCTACGGCGCGCGAATTTCCCTGATCGTCGGCGTGGGCGTGACGGTGATGAGCGTCTTAATCGGCCTGCCGCTAGGCTTGCTGGCCGGTTATTTTCGCGGCATTGATGCGTTGATGATGCGGGTGATGGACGGCCTGATGGCGATCCCCGGTATCCTGCTGGCGATTGCGATCGTTTCCCTCAGCAGCGCCGGTATCTGGACCGTCATGATCGCGATCATGGTGCCCGAGATCCCGCAGGTGGTGCGTCTGGTGCGCTCCCGGGTACTGTCGACTCGCGAAGAGCCGTATGTCGAGGCGGCGGTGCTGATGGGCACCTCGACGTTTAAGGTGCTGACCCGGCACCTGATGCCGAACACGCTGGCGCCGCTTATCGTACAAAGCACCTATATCTGCGCTTCCGCCATCCTCACCGAGGCGATCCTATCGTTCCTCGGCGCGGGCATCGGCACCGAGATCCCGACCTGGGGCAATATCATTTCCGAGGGACGCGTCTACTTCCAGCTTAAACCTTCGCTGGTGCTGTGGGCCGGGCTGGCCCTGTCGCTGTGTATATTGTCGATCAACCTGCTGGGCGATGCGGTGAGCGATGCGCTCGACCCGCGCCTGAAGAAAAGGGGAGCCGCATGA
- a CDS encoding ABC transporter permease, translating into MLGYFIRRVLAAIPVMLVVALFVFLLLRLSPGDPAAIIAGDMATPQQLEAIRESLGLNQPLYQQFFVWISQLLRGDFSTSLMAHTPVLTMIGQRLEPTLSLALVAIAFTILISVPLGVLAAWKHGSWIDNLVMSTSVLGFSVPVFVIGYVLITVFALELRWLPVQGFSSITRGVVPFAQRIVLPALTLSSVYIALVARMTRASVLEVLGEDYIRTARAKGLAEIHVLFRHALRNAMIPILTVIGTGFALMISGVVVTESVFNIPGLGRLIVDAVLARDYPVIQGMILLTSGVYVIINLLIDLSYAISDPRIRY; encoded by the coding sequence ATGCTTGGTTACTTCATTCGCCGCGTCCTGGCGGCGATCCCGGTGATGCTGGTGGTCGCGTTGTTTGTTTTCCTGCTGTTGCGGCTGTCACCGGGCGATCCGGCGGCGATTATCGCCGGCGACATGGCGACCCCGCAGCAACTGGAGGCGATCCGCGAAAGTCTGGGTCTGAATCAGCCGTTGTATCAGCAGTTTTTCGTATGGATTTCGCAGCTGCTGCGCGGCGACTTCAGTACGTCTCTGATGGCCCACACGCCGGTATTGACCATGATCGGCCAGCGGCTGGAGCCGACCCTGAGCCTGGCGCTGGTGGCGATCGCCTTCACCATTTTAATCTCCGTGCCGCTGGGCGTACTGGCGGCGTGGAAGCACGGCAGCTGGATAGACAATCTGGTGATGTCAACGTCGGTGCTGGGCTTTTCGGTGCCGGTGTTCGTCATCGGCTATGTCTTGATCACGGTGTTTGCGCTGGAGCTGAGATGGCTCCCGGTGCAGGGCTTTAGCAGCATCACTCGCGGCGTGGTCCCTTTCGCCCAGCGCATCGTGCTGCCGGCGCTGACGCTGTCTTCGGTGTATATCGCGCTGGTGGCGCGCATGACCCGGGCCAGCGTGCTGGAGGTGCTGGGGGAAGACTACATCCGCACCGCCCGCGCCAAAGGGCTGGCGGAGATCCACGTGCTGTTCCGGCACGCGCTGCGTAACGCGATGATCCCGATCCTCACCGTGATCGGCACCGGCTTCGCGCTGATGATCTCCGGCGTGGTGGTGACCGAAAGCGTGTTCAATATCCCGGGGCTGGGACGGCTGATCGTCGATGCCGTGCTGGCGCGCGACTACCCGGTGATTCAGGGCATGATCCTGCTGACCAGCGGGGTGTATGTCATCATCAACCTGCTGATCGATCTGTCGTATGCGATCAGCGACCCACGTATTCGTTACTGA
- a CDS encoding ABC transporter substrate-binding protein, with product MKTYPSRSLIASLLLPFGLSAALFSTSAPAAEKTLHAVMSSSLRVLDPIATTAQITRNHGYMIYDTLIGMDENQVPKPQMADWTVSPDGLTYTFTLRDGLLWHDGKAVTAADCVASLKRWARYDVGGQLMMKYTAGMTATSDKTIVLTLSKPFGYVLQLLAKPSSVAAFMMPERVANTPDGKMITDYTGSGPYTFVAGEFDPGNRVVYEKFQQYVPRKEPASGTTGGKVVKVDRVEWINMPDRMTAINALSSGDIDFIEQLPIDLLPMVQANPDLKSGVLSKLGSLTGGRMNFLYPPFDNPDIRRAAMLAMSQKDVLDALVGNPEYFKLCASVFGCGTALETQEGGESLLKGGDIEAAKALLKKAGYDGTPVVIMQPTDVPSQAPQPVVVAQALRKAGFNVSLQPMDWQTLVSRRANQNAPSQGGWNLFFTYWNAETIWNPVVNPMLDGSGRQGAWFGWPTDPKMNELRVAFATATEPAKQKAIAVEIQKYAMDQVSYIPLGQFYDVAVWSSRISHLMTGPSTVFWNVEKSD from the coding sequence ATGAAAACGTATCCATCCCGTTCCTTGATTGCCTCTCTGCTGTTGCCGTTCGGCCTGAGCGCCGCGCTGTTTTCCACGTCCGCGCCGGCCGCGGAGAAAACGCTGCACGCGGTGATGTCATCCTCCCTGCGCGTGCTTGATCCCATCGCGACCACCGCGCAGATCACCCGTAACCACGGATACATGATTTACGACACGCTGATCGGGATGGATGAAAATCAGGTTCCGAAACCGCAGATGGCCGACTGGACCGTGTCTCCCGACGGCCTGACCTATACCTTTACGTTACGCGACGGTCTGCTGTGGCATGACGGCAAAGCGGTGACCGCGGCGGACTGCGTCGCTTCACTCAAACGCTGGGCGCGCTACGATGTGGGCGGCCAGCTGATGATGAAATATACCGCAGGGATGACCGCCACCAGCGACAAAACGATCGTCCTGACGTTGTCAAAACCGTTCGGCTACGTGCTGCAGCTGTTGGCCAAGCCTTCCTCCGTCGCGGCATTCATGATGCCGGAGCGCGTCGCCAATACGCCTGACGGCAAGATGATCACCGATTACACCGGTTCCGGCCCGTACACGTTCGTCGCCGGCGAATTCGATCCCGGCAACCGCGTGGTCTACGAGAAATTCCAGCAATACGTCCCGCGCAAAGAGCCAGCCAGCGGCACCACGGGCGGCAAAGTGGTCAAGGTCGATCGGGTGGAGTGGATCAATATGCCGGATCGCATGACGGCGATCAACGCGCTCTCCTCCGGCGATATCGACTTTATTGAGCAGTTGCCGATCGATCTGTTGCCGATGGTGCAGGCCAATCCGGATCTGAAGTCCGGGGTGTTGAGCAAGCTCGGATCGCTGACCGGCGGACGCATGAACTTCCTGTATCCGCCGTTTGATAACCCGGATATCCGCCGCGCCGCGATGCTGGCGATGAGCCAGAAAGACGTGCTCGATGCCCTGGTGGGCAATCCGGAATACTTCAAGCTGTGCGCCTCCGTGTTTGGCTGCGGCACCGCGCTTGAGACGCAGGAGGGCGGCGAATCACTGCTGAAAGGCGGAGACATCGAAGCGGCCAAGGCGCTGCTGAAGAAAGCGGGTTATGACGGCACGCCGGTGGTGATCATGCAGCCGACCGACGTGCCCAGCCAGGCACCGCAGCCGGTGGTTGTGGCGCAGGCGCTGCGCAAGGCCGGATTTAACGTCTCTTTGCAACCGATGGACTGGCAGACGCTGGTGTCGCGCCGCGCTAATCAGAACGCGCCGTCGCAGGGCGGATGGAACCTGTTCTTTACCTACTGGAACGCGGAAACCATCTGGAACCCGGTGGTGAACCCGATGCTGGACGGCAGCGGACGGCAGGGGGCCTGGTTCGGTTGGCCGACCGATCCGAAGATGAATGAACTGCGCGTGGCGTTCGCCACCGCCACCGAGCCCGCCAAGCAGAAAGCGATCGCGGTGGAAATCCAGAAATATGCGATGGATCAGGTCAGCTATATCCCGCTCGGCCAGTTCTATGACGTGGCCGTCTGGAGCAGCCGCATCAGCCACCTGATGACCGGGCCGTCCACAGTGTTCTGGAACGTCGAGAAAAGCGACTGA
- a CDS encoding N-carbamoyl-D-amino-acid hydrolase: MRDIVIGGAQLGAIQKSDSREHVVRRMLALLEQARQQGCELVVFPELALTTFFPRWYMEDQQEVDSWFEREMPNDVTRPLFDFSREHGIAITFGYAELTPDGHHYNTSILTDRQGNIVGKYRKVHLPGHVEFDTQRDFQHLEKRYFEPGDLGFPTWETQNTVMGMCICNDRRWPETYRVMGLQGVELVTLGYNTPSVNSQNRGEGEEHRLFHSELCMQAGAYQNATWVVGVAKAGVEDGFPLMGGSVIVDPNGFVVARATSHDDELIVHRCDMDLCHFGKTTIFDFARHRRIEHYGIITRQTGVERP, encoded by the coding sequence ATGCGCGATATCGTTATCGGCGGCGCCCAGTTAGGGGCGATCCAAAAAAGCGACTCAAGAGAACACGTGGTCCGGCGCATGCTGGCGTTATTGGAGCAGGCTCGGCAGCAAGGCTGCGAGCTGGTGGTTTTCCCCGAGCTGGCGCTGACCACCTTCTTCCCCCGCTGGTATATGGAAGATCAGCAGGAAGTCGATAGCTGGTTCGAACGTGAAATGCCGAACGACGTAACCCGCCCGCTGTTCGATTTTTCCCGCGAACACGGCATCGCCATCACCTTCGGTTATGCGGAACTGACCCCGGACGGCCACCACTACAACACGTCGATCCTGACGGATCGCCAGGGCAACATCGTCGGCAAGTACCGCAAAGTTCATCTGCCGGGACACGTCGAGTTCGATACCCAGCGCGACTTCCAGCATCTGGAAAAACGCTATTTCGAGCCGGGCGATCTGGGTTTTCCGACCTGGGAAACGCAGAACACGGTGATGGGCATGTGTATCTGCAACGACCGTCGCTGGCCTGAAACCTATCGCGTCATGGGGCTGCAGGGCGTTGAGCTGGTCACGCTGGGCTACAACACGCCGTCGGTCAACTCGCAAAATCGCGGCGAGGGCGAGGAACACCGTCTGTTCCACTCCGAGCTGTGCATGCAGGCCGGCGCTTACCAGAACGCGACCTGGGTGGTCGGCGTCGCCAAGGCCGGGGTGGAAGATGGTTTCCCACTGATGGGCGGCAGCGTGATCGTCGACCCCAACGGCTTCGTGGTCGCCCGCGCCACCAGCCATGACGACGAGCTGATCGTCCATCGCTGCGATATGGACCTGTGCCACTTCGGCAAGACCACTATTTTCGACTTCGCCCGTCACCGGCGCATCGAACACTACGGCATCATCACCCGCCAGACCGGCGTGGAGCGTCCCTGA
- a CDS encoding LysR family transcriptional regulator produces the protein MPSLNLRQIEVFRAVMITGSINGAAQLLYVSQPAVSRMLSHTEARIGFQLFERVKGRLYPSPEARSLFSDVESVYRDIQRVNTTLHNLVQQRHGVLRIASSPSLGHQLVPDAIAAFRRCNEDILVSLECLRHVLLRDRLLDQQADLGISLFPIDHPNLRAVPLSYIRVMVVCPADHPLTRVSANELPDALAETPFIGYAADTPFHSFMKQAFERVGLPYRPSIDVDSPHHACALVKNGTGFSVVDEISFRASGSERMAVLPILNEERLTISLVHLRREPLAQFAQVFVDNLRGTLEEGGFHLFNLD, from the coding sequence ATGCCGTCGCTCAACCTACGTCAGATCGAAGTCTTTCGGGCGGTGATGATCACCGGCTCGATCAACGGCGCCGCTCAACTTTTGTATGTATCCCAGCCCGCCGTCAGCCGCATGTTGTCTCATACCGAAGCACGGATTGGCTTCCAGCTCTTTGAACGGGTCAAAGGGCGACTGTACCCCTCTCCTGAGGCGCGTAGCCTCTTCAGCGACGTGGAGTCGGTCTACCGCGATATTCAGCGGGTCAACACCACGTTGCACAATCTGGTCCAGCAGCGCCACGGCGTATTGCGCATCGCCAGCAGCCCCAGTCTGGGGCATCAGCTGGTGCCTGACGCCATCGCTGCTTTCCGGCGGTGCAACGAAGACATTCTCGTCAGCCTGGAATGTCTGCGCCATGTCCTGCTGCGCGACAGGCTGCTCGACCAGCAGGCGGACCTCGGGATCTCCCTTTTTCCCATCGATCACCCCAATTTGCGCGCGGTGCCGCTAAGCTATATACGAGTGATGGTGGTGTGCCCGGCGGATCACCCGCTGACGCGAGTGTCGGCGAATGAACTGCCCGACGCGCTGGCGGAGACGCCGTTCATCGGTTACGCCGCCGATACGCCGTTTCATAGCTTTATGAAGCAGGCCTTTGAGCGCGTGGGGTTGCCCTACCGGCCGAGCATCGACGTCGACTCTCCGCATCACGCCTGCGCCCTAGTAAAAAACGGCACCGGTTTTTCCGTCGTCGATGAGATCTCGTTCCGCGCATCCGGGTCCGAGCGTATGGCGGTGCTGCCGATCCTCAACGAAGAACGCCTGACGATTAGTCTGGTTCACCTGCGGCGAGAACCGCTGGCACAGTTTGCGCAGGTTTTTGTCGACAATCTGCGCGGTACGCTGGAAGAGGGCGGTTTTCATCTGTTCAACCTGGATTAA
- a CDS encoding AEC family transporter, with translation MAIPQTILPIFLLILLGYALARRGVLDPLANKALGVLAFKLFMPMVLFTGMIAAPLHDGLNTTLLAAYFVPALLVFAAVNVFVHRSLGRPTPFGLTAAFGNNALIGLAMVAGLYGGEGLILLFTVLAVHSLLLFSAQSFYDSFAGSEPFKPGVLVASLANPMIVGLLLGTVVNLSNLALPGWSMKLATWLAQAALPCALIVLGANLSGYRLRPNAHAVGIAAAKLVFMPLLVLLTCLLLHIDGIPRGVLVLMAANPSGVNVLGFARTQEDIQIGSSAICLTTLLSMATLPLWMWIASLR, from the coding sequence GTGGCCATTCCACAAACGATCCTGCCGATCTTTCTATTGATCCTGTTGGGCTACGCGCTGGCCCGCCGGGGCGTGCTCGATCCTCTCGCCAACAAGGCGTTGGGCGTGCTGGCTTTCAAGCTGTTCATGCCGATGGTTCTGTTTACCGGCATGATCGCGGCGCCGCTGCACGACGGCTTGAACACCACGCTGCTGGCGGCCTACTTCGTTCCGGCGCTGCTCGTCTTCGCCGCGGTCAACGTCTTCGTCCACCGCAGCCTGGGGCGTCCCACCCCGTTCGGACTGACCGCCGCTTTCGGCAACAATGCCTTGATCGGCCTGGCGATGGTGGCCGGTCTGTACGGCGGCGAGGGGCTGATATTGCTGTTTACCGTGCTTGCCGTGCACAGCCTGCTGCTGTTCAGCGCCCAGAGTTTCTATGACAGCTTCGCCGGCAGCGAACCGTTCAAGCCAGGGGTACTGGTCGCCAGTCTCGCCAACCCGATGATTGTCGGCCTGCTGTTGGGGACCGTGGTCAACCTGTCGAACCTGGCGCTGCCCGGCTGGAGCATGAAACTGGCGACCTGGCTGGCGCAGGCGGCGCTGCCCTGCGCGCTGATCGTGCTGGGCGCGAATCTCTCCGGCTACCGGCTGCGTCCCAACGCCCACGCCGTCGGCATCGCCGCCGCTAAACTGGTGTTCATGCCGTTACTGGTGCTACTAACCTGCTTGCTGCTCCACATCGACGGCATTCCGCGCGGCGTGCTGGTGCTGATGGCGGCGAACCCTTCCGGCGTCAACGTGCTCGGCTTTGCCCGCACTCAGGAAGATATCCAGATCGGCAGCTCTGCGATTTGCCTCACGACCCTGCTGTCAATGGCTACCCTTCCGCTGTGGATGTGGATAGCCAGCCTGCGGTAA
- a CDS encoding OmpA family protein → MKHLRKATVLAMIVSLTSSCSSMHNMGQSYGTAIGCVGGAALGGGLTYLATGDAKKAVAGGILGGIAGCALGNVWQSREKALAQIAADEKIAIHTETLKTDQSSGNDAVGIVAQVEDSAMFPTGSAALTPDGLRQVKKIAAAMKTGDGNDTGLLLVVGHTDATGSASLNQRLSEQRARNVGRVLEQSGISADRLYFQGAGSSRPIADNETDTGRAANRRVELVGLANEALLKQRLQQEGNNPRYLEHGTASTATAVAKRPSANTKTAPRREDPAVSAPSISSPPRPAKAIESKNYVDFGGDVVNASLPSLAANLKPQHRGFSLIGEAHASVVAKSCIADTVRVSGEARNLASGQSLEVHETREYLPGMNGRAWAGLVNGHLVTLSPVRVLRENVSVTEDPKVYITRNYMNNNRKADVPLKAVANAWEGEDNILYRVYIQDGQQQNLSCIDLLVDKDKPKSQQGQLFYFGDGDNKDYMAAYTPARS, encoded by the coding sequence GTGAAGCACTTACGGAAAGCCACCGTTCTCGCCATGATTGTCTCCTTAACTTCCAGCTGTTCCAGCATGCACAATATGGGTCAATCCTACGGTACCGCCATTGGCTGTGTCGGCGGCGCGGCATTAGGCGGCGGTTTGACCTATCTCGCCACCGGTGATGCGAAAAAAGCCGTCGCCGGCGGGATTCTCGGGGGCATCGCCGGCTGTGCGCTAGGCAACGTCTGGCAGAGTCGGGAAAAGGCGCTGGCGCAGATCGCCGCCGATGAAAAAATCGCTATTCATACAGAAACGCTGAAAACGGATCAATCGTCCGGCAACGATGCCGTGGGCATTGTCGCGCAGGTGGAAGACAGCGCCATGTTCCCCACGGGAAGCGCGGCGCTGACGCCCGACGGGCTACGTCAGGTGAAAAAGATCGCCGCCGCGATGAAGACCGGAGACGGCAACGATACCGGACTGCTGCTGGTCGTGGGCCACACTGACGCCACCGGCAGCGCCAGCCTGAATCAGCGGTTATCCGAACAGCGGGCGCGCAACGTCGGCCGCGTATTGGAACAGTCGGGCATCAGCGCCGATCGCCTGTATTTTCAGGGCGCGGGGTCGTCACGGCCCATCGCTGACAACGAAACGGACACAGGCCGCGCCGCCAACCGCCGGGTTGAATTGGTGGGACTCGCGAACGAAGCCCTGCTGAAACAGCGCTTACAGCAGGAAGGCAATAACCCGCGCTATCTGGAGCACGGCACAGCCAGCACGGCGACTGCCGTAGCGAAGCGTCCGTCGGCAAACACGAAGACAGCTCCCCGTAGGGAAGACCCCGCCGTATCCGCACCATCGATATCGTCACCCCCTCGGCCAGCGAAAGCCATCGAGAGCAAAAATTACGTCGATTTCGGCGGCGATGTGGTCAACGCCAGCCTGCCGAGTCTCGCGGCCAATCTAAAACCGCAGCATCGCGGCTTCAGCCTGATCGGCGAGGCCCACGCCAGCGTCGTCGCCAAAAGCTGCATCGCCGATACGGTACGCGTCAGCGGCGAAGCCAGGAATCTGGCCAGCGGCCAATCGTTAGAGGTTCATGAAACGCGGGAGTATCTACCGGGGATGAACGGCCGCGCCTGGGCCGGGCTGGTCAATGGCCATTTGGTCACGCTGTCTCCCGTGCGCGTATTGCGTGAAAACGTCAGCGTGACGGAAGATCCCAAGGTCTACATCACGCGCAACTATATGAATAACAACCGCAAAGCCGATGTGCCGCTGAAAGCGGTCGCGAACGCGTGGGAAGGCGAAGACAACATTCTCTATCGCGTTTACATTCAGGACGGACAGCAGCAAAACCTGTCCTGCATCGACCTGCTGGTCGATAAAGACAAGCCTAAAAGTCAGCAGGGCCAGCTGTTCTACTTCGGCGACGGCGACAACAAAGACTATATGGCGGCCTACACGCCAGCACGCAGCTAA